One window of Thiomicrorhabdus lithotrophica genomic DNA carries:
- the rplF gene encoding 50S ribosomal protein L6, with protein MSRIAKAPVNLPAGVEVSINGTTVTVKGSKATLTKEFNSSVIVKNDNGVVNCSPVDGAANGWAQAGTARSIINNMVVGVTDGYEKKLELVGVGYRAKAAGKVLDLTLGFSHPVQHELPEGITVETPSQTEIVVKGADKQVVGQVAAEIRAYRPPEPYKGKGVKYAGERILRKEAKKK; from the coding sequence ATGTCTAGAATTGCAAAGGCTCCAGTGAACTTACCTGCAGGTGTAGAAGTATCAATTAATGGTACGACTGTAACTGTTAAAGGTTCAAAAGCGACTTTGACTAAAGAGTTTAACTCTTCAGTAATCGTGAAGAACGATAATGGCGTTGTTAACTGTTCACCAGTAGATGGTGCTGCAAATGGTTGGGCTCAAGCTGGTACAGCTCGTTCAATTATTAACAACATGGTTGTTGGTGTTACTGACGGTTACGAAAAGAAATTAGAATTGGTTGGTGTTGGTTACCGTGCTAAAGCAGCTGGTAAAGTGTTAGATCTTACTTTAGGATTCTCTCACCCAGTTCAACATGAGTTACCAGAAGGTATCACTGTTGAAACCCCATCACAAACTGAAATTGTTGTAAAAGGCGCGGACAAGCAAGTTGTTGGACAAGTTGCTGCTGAAATCCGTGCATACCGTCCACCTGAGCCTTATAAAGGTAAGGGTGTTAAGTATGCTGGTGAGCGCATTTTACGTAAAGAAGCTAAGAAGAAATAA
- the rplR gene encoding 50S ribosomal protein L18, with the protein MDKKTARLRRAKKTRGKINELKMPRLCVHRTAQHIYAQLISATGSEVLASSSTVQADVKKEISNSGNKDAAAAVGKAIAEKAKAAGITAVAFDRSGFKYHGRIQQLAESARENGLEF; encoded by the coding sequence ATGGATAAGAAAACAGCCCGTCTTCGTAGAGCTAAGAAAACTCGTGGAAAAATTAACGAACTTAAAATGCCTCGTCTATGCGTTCACCGCACAGCACAGCATATTTATGCTCAGTTAATTTCTGCTACAGGTTCAGAAGTACTTGCTTCTAGCTCTACTGTACAAGCGGACGTTAAAAAAGAAATTAGTAACAGTGGTAACAAAGATGCTGCTGCTGCAGTAGGTAAAGCAATTGCTGAAAAAGCAAAAGCTGCCGGTATTACAGCTGTTGCTTTTGACCGTTCTGGTTTTAAATATCACGGACGCATCCAACAATTAGCAGAATCAGCCCGTGAAAACGGTCTTGAATTTTAA
- the rpsE gene encoding 30S ribosomal protein S5 → MSSRELQDTQDGLIEKLVNVRRVAKVVKGGRVFGFSALAVVGDGEGKVGYGSGKANEVPVAIKKAMEKARRNMRDVHLNNGTIQYPINFKQGAANIVMLPASEGTGVIAGGAMRAVLEAAGVKNVLSKCVGTTRPVNVVRSTVNALTGISSPDYIAAKRGKTVSEIVGE, encoded by the coding sequence ATGTCTTCACGTGAATTACAAGACACACAAGATGGTCTAATTGAAAAATTAGTAAATGTGCGTCGTGTTGCTAAAGTTGTAAAAGGTGGTCGTGTATTCGGTTTTTCAGCACTAGCAGTTGTTGGTGATGGGGAAGGGAAAGTAGGTTACGGTAGCGGTAAAGCTAACGAAGTACCTGTGGCTATCAAAAAAGCAATGGAAAAAGCACGACGTAACATGAGAGACGTACATCTTAATAACGGTACTATCCAATACCCAATCAACTTCAAGCAAGGTGCTGCTAACATTGTTATGCTTCCTGCTTCTGAAGGTACTGGTGTTATTGCTGGTGGTGCTATGCGTGCAGTTTTAGAAGCTGCTGGTGTTAAAAACGTACTTTCTAAATGTGTAGGTACTACACGTCCAGTTAACGTTGTTCGTTCTACGGTTAATGCACTTACAGGAATTTCAAGTCCTGATTATATTGCAGCTAAGCGTGGTAAAACAGTTTCTGAAATTGTAGGTGAATAA
- the rpmD gene encoding 50S ribosomal protein L30 translates to MSDKKYVTVTLVKSTIGRLPAHRACVSGLGLRKMHQTKTVIDTPENRGMINKVSYLLKVEDA, encoded by the coding sequence ATGTCAGATAAGAAATATGTCACAGTGACGTTGGTAAAAAGCACCATTGGTCGTTTACCTGCGCATAGAGCATGTGTATCTGGTCTTGGTCTGAGAAAGATGCACCAAACAAAAACTGTTATTGATACTCCTGAAAATCGTGGGATGATCAATAAAGTTTCCTATTTGCTTAAGGTAGAGGACGCATAA
- the rplO gene encoding 50S ribosomal protein L15: MLLNTLKPAEGSKPSKKRVGRGQGSGWGKMGGRGHKGQKSRSGGMPKIGFEGGQMPLQRRLPKVGFSSRKSAYATEIRLDTLAKIDADIIDIAALKAADVIGEKIKVVKVICSGELSKAVKLSGIKATAGAKAAIEAAGGSVEA, translated from the coding sequence ATGCTATTAAATACTCTAAAACCTGCTGAAGGTTCTAAGCCTTCTAAAAAGCGTGTAGGACGTGGTCAAGGTTCTGGCTGGGGTAAGATGGGTGGCCGTGGTCATAAAGGTCAAAAATCTCGCTCTGGTGGTATGCCTAAGATTGGTTTTGAAGGTGGACAAATGCCTCTTCAAAGAAGATTGCCGAAAGTTGGTTTCTCTTCAAGAAAATCTGCATATGCAACTGAGATTCGTCTAGATACATTAGCAAAAATTGATGCTGATATCATTGATATCGCTGCTCTTAAGGCGGCTGATGTTATTGGTGAAAAAATTAAAGTTGTTAAGGTTATTTGCTCAGGTGAATTATCGAAAGCAGTTAAATTATCAGGCATTAAAGCAACTGCTGGTGCTAAAGCTGCTATTGAAGCAGCTGGTGGATCAGTAGAAGCCTAA
- the secY gene encoding preprotein translocase subunit SecY: MNSSIASGMGDLRNKIFFVLGALIVYRLGTHIPVPMIDPIALAAMFEQQQGTILDMFNMFSGGALERLSIFALGIMPYISASIIMQLLTVVSPTLEQLKKEGEAGRRKITQYTRYGTVVLATFQGLGVAIALESQNVNGMSVVIDPGLMFRLIAVITLVTGTVFLMWLGEQITERGIGNGISLIIFAGIVAGLPSALGGTFEQVNTGAMHAITVFILLALVFAVIAFVVFVERGQRRIPVHYAQKMRGRKLYGGQESHLPLKLNMAGVIPPIFASSIILFPATLGGWFGSAEGLGWLKDIATTMSPGQPLYVLLYAIAIIFFCFFYTAIVFNPKETADNLRKSGAYLPGIRPGAQTARHIDSIMGRLTLAGAIYITAVCLIPEFLILYWNVPFYFGGTSLLIIVIVVMDFMTAVQAQMQSTQYDGMMKKANLKGK, from the coding sequence ATGAATAGTTCTATTGCATCAGGTATGGGTGATTTAAGAAACAAAATATTTTTTGTTTTAGGTGCTTTAATCGTTTATCGATTAGGTACTCATATCCCTGTACCAATGATTGATCCAATTGCTCTAGCAGCAATGTTTGAACAGCAACAAGGTACTATCTTGGACATGTTTAACATGTTCTCTGGTGGTGCTTTGGAGCGTTTGTCTATCTTCGCTCTTGGTATCATGCCTTATATATCGGCATCGATTATCATGCAGCTTCTTACTGTAGTATCTCCAACATTGGAACAGCTAAAGAAAGAAGGTGAAGCAGGTCGTCGTAAGATAACTCAGTACACTCGTTACGGTACTGTTGTACTTGCAACGTTCCAAGGGTTAGGTGTTGCTATAGCACTTGAGTCACAGAATGTGAATGGTATGTCCGTAGTAATTGATCCAGGTCTAATGTTTAGACTTATAGCAGTTATTACCCTAGTAACTGGTACAGTTTTCCTAATGTGGTTAGGAGAGCAGATTACAGAACGAGGAATTGGTAATGGTATTTCTTTGATTATCTTTGCTGGTATCGTTGCTGGATTACCATCAGCTCTAGGCGGGACTTTTGAACAGGTAAATACAGGTGCTATGCACGCTATTACAGTATTCATACTGCTAGCTTTAGTATTTGCAGTTATTGCGTTTGTTGTTTTCGTTGAAAGAGGACAACGTCGTATCCCTGTTCACTATGCGCAAAAGATGCGTGGGCGTAAGTTATATGGTGGTCAAGAGTCACATCTTCCACTTAAACTTAATATGGCTGGAGTGATTCCTCCCATCTTTGCTTCTAGTATTATCCTTTTCCCAGCTACGCTAGGTGGTTGGTTTGGTAGTGCTGAAGGTCTAGGATGGTTGAAGGACATCGCCACGACGATGTCACCAGGTCAGCCGCTTTATGTACTTTTGTATGCAATAGCTATTATCTTCTTCTGTTTCTTTTATACAGCGATTGTTTTCAATCCAAAAGAGACAGCAGATAATTTAAGAAAATCAGGTGCCTATTTACCAGGTATCAGACCAGGTGCTCAAACAGCACGTCATATTGATAGTATTATGGGCCGTCTAACTTTAGCCGGTGCTATTTACATCACTGCCGTTTGTTTGATACCAGAGTTCCTAATTTTATATTGGAACGTTCCATTCTATTTTGGTGGAACTTCACTACTCATTATAGTTATCGTTGTTATGGATTTCATGACGGCTGTTCAAGCCCAAATGCAGTCTACTCAATATGACGGCATGATGAAGAAAGCAAATTTAAAAGGTAAATAA
- the rpsM gene encoding 30S ribosomal protein S13: MARIAGVNIPVNKHIVIGLTSIYGIGSTSAKALCEAVKLDPTTKVRELTEEQLEALRSEVTNYKIEGDLRREVSMNIKRLMDMGCYRGIRHRRSLPLRGQRTKTNARTRKGPIRPIKR, from the coding sequence ATGGCTCGTATTGCCGGCGTAAACATTCCAGTTAACAAGCATATTGTTATTGGATTGACTTCGATCTACGGGATTGGTTCTACTTCAGCTAAAGCACTTTGTGAAGCTGTTAAGTTAGACCCGACCACGAAGGTTCGAGAACTAACTGAAGAGCAGTTAGAAGCACTTCGTTCAGAAGTTACAAATTATAAAATTGAAGGTGATCTTCGTCGTGAAGTATCTATGAACATCAAACGTTTGATGGACATGGGTTGCTACAGAGGAATTCGTCACCGTCGTAGTCTGCCATTACGCGGACAACGTACAAAAACAAATGCACGTACTCGTAAAGGTCCTATCAGACCTATTAAGAGATAA
- the rpsK gene encoding 30S ribosomal protein S11 gives MAKAKANSRVKKKVKQVVTDAVAHVHASFNNTIVTITDRQGNALCWATSGGSGFRGSRKSTPFAAQVAAERAGQMAHDYGVKNMEVMVKGPGPGRDSAVRGLHSAGFKITSIADVTPIPHNGCRPPKKRRV, from the coding sequence ATGGCAAAAGCTAAAGCAAATTCGCGTGTTAAAAAGAAAGTAAAACAGGTCGTAACTGATGCAGTTGCACATGTTCATGCTAGTTTTAACAACACAATTGTGACTATCACAGATCGTCAAGGTAATGCACTTTGCTGGGCAACTTCTGGTGGTAGTGGATTCCGTGGTTCTCGTAAGAGTACTCCATTCGCTGCACAGGTTGCTGCAGAGCGAGCTGGTCAAATGGCTCACGACTACGGTGTTAAGAACATGGAAGTTATGGTTAAAGGTCCTGGACCTGGCCGTGATTCTGCTGTTCGTGGTCTACATAGTGCTGGATTCAAGATTACTTCTATTGCAGATGTAACTCCTATTCCTCACAACGGTTGCCGTCCACCTAAGAAACGTCGCGTTTAA
- the rpsD gene encoding 30S ribosomal protein S4 — MARYIGPKCKLARREGTDLFLKSGVRSIESKCKIDQLPGQHGAGRKKVTEYGLQLREKQKVRRMYGVLEKKFRLYYKEADRRKGSTGVNLLQILESRLDNVVYRMGFASTRSEARQLVSHKAIMVNGQSVNIPSYEVNTGDVVTIREKSRNQTRIATALEINAQAGAVSWVEVNKSAFEGTFKNVPDRSDLSADISENLIVELYSK, encoded by the coding sequence ATGGCTAGATATATTGGTCCAAAGTGTAAACTTGCTCGTCGTGAAGGTACTGATCTTTTCTTAAAAAGCGGTGTTCGTAGCATCGAATCTAAGTGTAAGATTGATCAGCTTCCTGGTCAGCACGGAGCAGGACGTAAAAAAGTAACTGAATATGGTTTACAGTTACGTGAAAAACAAAAAGTTCGTCGTATGTACGGTGTACTAGAGAAAAAATTCCGTCTTTATTATAAAGAAGCGGATCGTCGTAAAGGTTCGACAGGTGTTAACTTGTTGCAAATCCTTGAAAGTCGTTTAGATAACGTTGTTTATCGTATGGGCTTTGCTTCTACTCGTTCTGAAGCACGTCAGTTAGTTTCTCATAAGGCGATTATGGTAAATGGTCAGTCAGTAAACATTCCTTCTTATGAAGTGAATACTGGTGACGTAGTTACTATTAGAGAGAAATCTCGTAATCAAACTCGTATCGCTACTGCATTAGAAATTAATGCACAGGCTGGTGCTGTTAGCTGGGTTGAAGTTAACAAATCTGCGTTTGAAGGTACATTTAAAAATGTTCCTGATCGTTCAGATCTATCTGCTGATATTTCAGAAAACTTAATTGTTGAGCTTTACTCTAAGTAA
- a CDS encoding DNA-directed RNA polymerase subunit alpha has protein sequence MQEMLEQLLTPRLVDIDTKTAFHSRVTLEPLERGFGHTLGNALRRILLSSMPGAAIVEAQIDGVLHEYSSIEGVREDVLEILLNLKEVAVKLNATDSAELTLNKKGPAVVRASDIVLNHDTEIANPDHVIAHVSEGAELNMTIKVETGMGYRAAPTAKDSQIGVLRLDASFSPVHTVSYEVQNARVEQRTDLDKLILDVVTDGTLDPEDAIKQAATVLHYQLNAFVDLKHKEVVAPEEEENEFDPIFLQPVDDLELTVRSANCLKAEQIYYIGDLVQRAEPHLLKTPNLGKKSLQEIKDVLAQRGLSLGTKLENWPPASLVSKESA, from the coding sequence ATGCAAGAGATGTTAGAACAGTTGTTAACACCGCGTTTAGTTGATATTGATACAAAGACAGCGTTTCACAGTCGTGTAACTCTTGAGCCACTTGAACGTGGTTTCGGACACACACTAGGAAATGCTTTACGCCGTATTCTTTTATCATCTATGCCTGGTGCTGCTATTGTAGAAGCCCAAATTGATGGTGTTTTACACGAATACTCTTCAATTGAAGGTGTAAGAGAAGACGTTTTAGAAATTCTTTTAAACCTTAAAGAAGTTGCAGTAAAACTTAATGCTACAGATAGCGCTGAGTTAACACTGAATAAAAAAGGTCCTGCTGTTGTACGTGCTTCTGATATCGTTTTAAACCACGATACTGAAATTGCGAACCCTGATCATGTAATTGCGCATGTTTCGGAAGGTGCAGAACTGAACATGACAATCAAAGTTGAGACTGGTATGGGTTACCGTGCTGCTCCAACTGCTAAAGATTCACAAATTGGCGTTCTTCGTTTAGACGCTAGTTTCAGTCCTGTTCACACAGTAAGTTACGAAGTACAGAACGCTCGTGTTGAACAGCGTACTGACTTAGACAAGTTAATTCTTGACGTTGTAACTGATGGAACTTTAGACCCAGAAGACGCAATTAAACAAGCAGCAACGGTTCTTCATTATCAGCTTAATGCTTTTGTTGATCTTAAGCATAAAGAAGTTGTAGCACCGGAAGAAGAAGAGAACGAATTCGATCCTATCTTCTTACAGCCTGTTGACGATTTAGAGTTAACAGTCCGTTCAGCTAACTGTTTGAAAGCAGAACAAATTTATTATATTGGTGATTTAGTACAGAGAGCTGAGCCTCACTTACTTAAGACTCCAAACTTAGGTAAAAAATCTCTGCAAGAGATCAAAGATGTTCTTGCTCAAAGAGGTCTTAGCTTAGGTACTAAATTAGAAAACTGGCCGCCAGCAAGTTTGGTAAGTAAAGAGTCAGCTTAA
- the rplQ gene encoding 50S ribosomal protein L17: protein MRHGKTGRKLNRNSSHRKAMFKNMSASLIEHEVIRTTVAKAKELRGVAEPLITLSKDDSVHNRRTAFARLGDKAAVGKLFGELGPRYQGRPGGYIRILKCGFRPGDNAPMAIVELVDRPVADSAAE from the coding sequence ATGCGTCATGGTAAGACAGGTCGTAAGTTAAATCGTAACAGCTCGCACCGTAAGGCAATGTTTAAAAACATGTCTGCTTCACTTATCGAACACGAAGTGATTCGTACTACGGTTGCAAAGGCTAAAGAACTTCGCGGAGTTGCTGAGCCTCTAATTACACTATCTAAAGATGATAGCGTACATAACCGTCGTACTGCGTTTGCACGTTTAGGCGATAAAGCAGCTGTTGGTAAATTATTTGGTGAACTTGGTCCTCGTTACCAAGGTCGTCCAGGTGGATATATCCGCATTTTAAAATGTGGTTTCCGCCCTGGTGATAATGCGCCAATGGCAATCGTTGAATTAGTTGACCGTCCGGTTGCTGATTCAGCTGCTGAGTAA
- a CDS encoding TatD family hydrolase — MFDTHCHLDKLFDHFQSNNLKINFTSSSIPQILKDSSHYYLSVSTSVSDWQAVLDISSRFEQVYAALGLHPWFVTTDSLTTIDQLHNLLSSNQVHAIGEIGLDFSYEYKNNAQNQLEAFSKQLTIARKSDLPVSMHLVKSHNEALHELKKIPVNGVVHGLGTSVEMAQHYVDLGLKIGVNGVVVRENAARYQQLVKYFGLEHIVLETDYPNVKLPGLITSQLEDINIVANTVASLLNTSIEDVIMSTDHNAKQIFNPG; from the coding sequence ATGTTTGATACTCATTGTCACCTCGACAAACTTTTTGATCATTTTCAATCTAACAATTTAAAAATCAATTTCACTTCTAGTAGTATTCCACAGATATTAAAAGATTCTAGTCATTATTATTTATCAGTTTCTACTTCGGTATCTGATTGGCAAGCTGTTTTAGATATTTCATCACGTTTTGAACAGGTATATGCTGCTTTAGGGCTACACCCTTGGTTTGTTACAACAGATTCTTTAACGACAATAGATCAGCTTCATAATCTCCTAAGTTCAAATCAAGTTCATGCGATTGGAGAAATCGGTTTAGATTTCAGTTATGAATACAAAAATAATGCACAAAATCAACTTGAAGCGTTTAGTAAACAGCTGACCATAGCCAGAAAATCTGATTTGCCAGTTTCAATGCATTTAGTTAAATCACATAATGAAGCACTTCATGAACTGAAGAAGATCCCGGTAAACGGTGTGGTTCATGGATTAGGTACAAGTGTTGAAATGGCACAGCATTATGTAGATTTAGGGTTAAAGATTGGTGTTAATGGTGTGGTAGTACGAGAAAATGCAGCACGATATCAGCAACTTGTTAAATATTTTGGATTGGAGCATATAGTTCTTGAAACAGATTATCCAAATGTGAAGTTACCAGGCCTGATAACTAGTCAGCTAGAAGACATTAATATTGTTGCTAATACGGTAGCTTCCTTGTTAAATACCTCTATTGAAGACGTGATAATGTCTACTGACCATAATGCTAAACAAATTTTCAATCCAGGATAA
- a CDS encoding tRNA threonylcarbamoyladenosine dehydratase: protein MNIENPLYERSLLVFEEQGVKQLIESHILIAGVGGVGGFVIEALARAGVGELTIVDHDDVSPSNKNRQIIALDSTLGQNKAEVMANRILDINPDCKVNIVTSFLKPEDMAPLLANGFDYVVDAIDSLNCKANLVITAYELGIPVVSSMGAGRRVDPSKIELADISKTHGCALARNMRQRLKKQRIKKGVMTVFSTETPKEPGPMEEIEGARGRVVNGTASYMPGIFGLMLAGYVVNAIVNK from the coding sequence ATGAATATTGAAAACCCTTTATACGAGCGTAGCTTACTTGTCTTTGAAGAGCAGGGTGTTAAACAGCTTATCGAATCTCATATTTTAATAGCTGGCGTTGGAGGTGTTGGCGGTTTTGTCATTGAAGCTTTAGCTCGAGCTGGTGTTGGTGAATTAACTATAGTAGATCATGATGATGTTTCGCCATCTAATAAGAATCGTCAAATAATCGCATTAGATTCTACTCTCGGACAAAATAAGGCTGAGGTTATGGCTAACCGTATTCTGGATATTAATCCTGACTGTAAGGTTAATATTGTTACATCTTTTTTAAAACCAGAGGATATGGCTCCATTATTAGCGAATGGTTTTGATTACGTCGTTGATGCTATAGATAGCTTAAATTGTAAAGCAAATTTAGTTATTACGGCTTATGAGCTAGGAATCCCAGTTGTATCAAGTATGGGTGCTGGTCGTAGGGTGGATCCTAGTAAGATTGAATTAGCGGATATTTCTAAAACCCATGGCTGTGCTTTAGCACGTAACATGCGCCAACGGCTTAAGAAGCAACGCATAAAAAAAGGAGTTATGACGGTTTTCTCAACTGAAACTCCTAAAGAACCGGGTCCTATGGAAGAAATTGAAGGTGCTCGAGGTCGTGTAGTCAATGGCACAGCGAGTTATATGCCTGGCATATTCGGTTTGATGCTTGCTGGTTATGTAGTAAATGCTATTGTTAATAAATAA
- the dauA gene encoding C4-dicarboxylic acid transporter DauA, giving the protein MPHRNNLTSLKIGYGLRDYVEKEGGYTRTSLNKDLIAGLTVGILTIPISMALATGIGVSPIYGLYTAIVAGIVTALAGGSRFSIAGPTASFVILLIPVAEDYGMFGVMMVSVLGGFLLMLMAWFRFGRWIEYIPEAITLGFTTGIAALIILLQMKDFFGLTMLDLPSDFMHRLWLMVQGIPELHWESTVVGLGTLVFMLLWTRLKINFPGHLPGLVIATIITFYWNQQGAQILTVGELFDAIPHYLPSFQGQLIADNIVAMSSNELWEMFKVLLPVAFVLAVLGAMESLFCAVILDNVAGTRHSPNSELLGQGLGNVFSPLFGGFASSGAIARSITNLKAGAVSPISGVIHALVVIFAIYFLADWLMHMPMPGMSALLILVAWRMSEFPRAIALVKSPSNNDAWVYLSCFLMILLFDVVIAVTIGMVLASFLFIKEIAEMTKLQDIHTNERYHSELIPDDWNFYRIQGPLFFAAADRIFGELSATLQDKKGIVIQMDAVTILDSGGLSALRRFVTNAEAHGVVVYLSELQFQPLKTLVRYGLNNFGNNFKLYSNLDDAQLEVAKVYSLEDKKQD; this is encoded by the coding sequence ATGCCACATAGAAATAACTTAACAAGTCTTAAAATAGGCTATGGTTTACGGGATTATGTCGAGAAAGAAGGTGGTTATACCCGAACGTCTCTGAATAAAGATTTAATCGCAGGCTTAACAGTTGGTATTTTAACTATTCCTATCTCAATGGCCTTGGCGACCGGTATTGGTGTGTCACCAATTTATGGCTTATATACCGCTATTGTTGCAGGTATTGTCACAGCACTAGCAGGTGGCTCAAGATTTAGTATTGCTGGACCAACCGCTTCTTTCGTTATTTTACTCATACCCGTAGCGGAAGATTACGGCATGTTTGGTGTCATGATGGTCTCAGTATTAGGTGGCTTCTTATTAATGCTCATGGCTTGGTTTCGATTTGGGCGATGGATTGAATATATTCCAGAAGCGATCACCTTAGGATTTACCACAGGTATTGCCGCGCTGATTATTCTGTTACAGATGAAAGATTTCTTTGGCTTAACCATGCTAGACCTCCCGAGTGATTTTATGCATAGGTTATGGCTTATGGTTCAAGGTATCCCAGAGCTGCACTGGGAAAGCACAGTGGTTGGATTGGGTACTTTGGTTTTTATGCTCTTGTGGACTCGGTTAAAAATTAACTTTCCAGGCCACTTACCTGGTTTAGTCATTGCGACCATTATTACTTTTTATTGGAATCAGCAAGGTGCTCAAATTCTTACGGTTGGTGAGTTGTTTGATGCCATACCACATTATCTACCTAGCTTTCAGGGGCAGCTAATTGCCGATAATATTGTTGCGATGAGTTCAAATGAACTATGGGAAATGTTTAAAGTTTTGCTGCCCGTTGCCTTCGTATTAGCTGTACTAGGTGCGATGGAATCGCTGTTTTGTGCAGTCATTTTGGATAATGTTGCTGGAACAAGGCATTCGCCAAATAGTGAGCTTCTCGGTCAGGGATTAGGTAATGTGTTTTCACCACTATTTGGTGGTTTTGCATCAAGTGGCGCGATTGCTCGCTCAATCACTAATTTAAAAGCAGGTGCGGTATCACCTATTTCTGGCGTTATTCATGCGTTAGTGGTTATATTTGCAATCTATTTTCTTGCGGATTGGTTGATGCATATGCCTATGCCTGGGATGTCTGCTTTGTTGATCTTAGTTGCCTGGCGAATGAGTGAATTCCCTCGTGCAATTGCTCTAGTCAAAAGTCCGTCTAATAACGATGCTTGGGTGTATTTAAGTTGTTTTTTAATGATACTACTGTTTGATGTGGTGATTGCAGTGACGATTGGGATGGTCTTAGCCTCGTTTCTATTTATTAAAGAAATTGCTGAAATGACCAAGTTACAAGATATTCACACTAATGAACGATACCACAGTGAATTGATACCTGATGATTGGAACTTTTATCGAATTCAAGGGCCACTTTTCTTTGCCGCTGCGGATCGTATTTTTGGAGAGCTTTCAGCGACTTTACAAGATAAAAAGGGTATCGTTATTCAAATGGATGCGGTCACGATACTTGATTCTGGTGGCTTGTCTGCACTGCGCCGCTTTGTGACGAATGCGGAAGCGCATGGTGTAGTCGTCTATTTAAGTGAGTTACAGTTCCAGCCGTTAAAAACTCTGGTACGTTATGGTTTAAATAACTTTGGTAATAACTTTAAACTTTATTCCAATTTGGATGATGCGCAGTTGGAAGTCGCTAAGGTTTATAGCCTTGAGGATAAAAAGCAGGATTAA